One window of the Tetragenococcus koreensis genome contains the following:
- a CDS encoding HAD family hydrolase yields the protein MKKAVIFDVDGVIVFSEKAYQKRRAIFFEKNGLPVSQEVQEHFVGSNAFDMFEQLIPADIKKRKELLQAYQEFRRQYPINYQEMFNPDILSTLDGLVKNGIRLAVASSGPLENIYRILEVNQIKNYFELITSGEMFARSKPNPEIYQYTVSKLDLQPSDCLVIEDSAFGIEAARRANLSVAALKSQQFAIDQSQATYQIESTKQLLDLI from the coding sequence ATGAAAAAAGCAGTCATTTTTGATGTAGACGGTGTGATCGTTTTTTCAGAAAAGGCCTACCAAAAGCGACGAGCTATTTTCTTTGAGAAAAATGGTTTGCCAGTATCACAAGAAGTGCAAGAACATTTTGTCGGATCTAATGCTTTTGATATGTTTGAACAATTAATTCCAGCTGATATAAAAAAAAGGAAAGAATTATTGCAAGCTTATCAAGAATTTCGCAGGCAGTATCCAATTAATTACCAAGAAATGTTTAATCCAGATATTTTATCTACGTTGGATGGCTTAGTCAAAAATGGGATTCGTTTAGCCGTAGCTTCTTCAGGCCCCTTGGAAAATATCTATCGAATATTAGAAGTCAACCAAATCAAAAATTATTTTGAATTAATTACAAGTGGTGAGATGTTTGCACGTAGCAAACCCAATCCTGAGATTTATCAATATACAGTATCTAAGCTTGATTTACAGCCTAGTGATTGTTTAGTGATTGAAGACTCGGCATTTGGGATCGAAGCTGCACGACGGGCTAATTTGTCCGTTGCAGCTTTAAAAAGTCAACAATTTGCTATCGACCAGTCACAAGCCACTTATCAGATTGAATCAACTAAACAGTTGTTAGATTTAATTTGA
- a CDS encoding PTS transporter subunit EIIC encodes MADKNTKLAEEIYEHVGGVNNVNKIVNCMTRIRMGVIDNSKVDVEGLKAVEGVMGVVEDETLQIVLGPGTVSKVAQKMANMAGVELGEERPDGTPMDESPTEEDPSSGKADVNAKAEEVHAEVKKKNQKPWSKVLKSIANIFVPLIPAFVGAGIIGGIASVLTNMLEAGTISGDMWVNIVSVGSIIQSGVFTYLVIYVGINAAREFGASPSLGGVIGGVTLLTGMSEDLPLPNIFTGEPLAEGQGGVIGVIIAVFLMAQVEKWLHKVVPDAVDIILTPVLTLAAMGVVTIFFIMPLAGWISDGLVGGISWVLGVGGAFSGFVLGALFLPMVMFGLHQILTPIHLQLIATYGSTTLLPILAMAGAGQVGAAIALWIRCRNNKKLTEMIKGALPVGILGIGEPLIYGVTLPLGRPFITACLGGGIGGAVVGLLGGVGSISIGPSGLALIPLIDGGTTPMLNYVISLIAGYIGGFVLTYFFGTNEDIREGNII; translated from the coding sequence GTGGCAGATAAAAATACAAAGCTAGCAGAAGAAATTTACGAGCACGTCGGTGGCGTAAACAATGTTAATAAAATCGTCAACTGTATGACTCGTATTCGCATGGGCGTTATTGATAATAGTAAAGTAGACGTTGAGGGGCTAAAAGCAGTCGAAGGCGTAATGGGAGTTGTCGAAGATGAAACCCTACAAATTGTACTGGGACCTGGTACAGTTAGTAAAGTCGCGCAAAAGATGGCCAATATGGCAGGAGTGGAATTAGGCGAAGAACGTCCAGATGGAACCCCTATGGATGAATCGCCTACAGAAGAAGACCCATCAAGTGGAAAAGCAGACGTTAATGCTAAAGCAGAAGAAGTCCATGCCGAAGTGAAAAAGAAAAACCAAAAACCTTGGTCAAAGGTTTTAAAATCAATCGCTAATATCTTTGTTCCATTAATTCCAGCCTTTGTTGGTGCCGGGATTATTGGTGGGATCGCCTCTGTTTTAACGAATATGTTGGAAGCTGGAACGATTTCTGGCGATATGTGGGTAAATATCGTAAGTGTTGGTTCTATTATTCAAAGTGGTGTATTTACTTACCTAGTTATTTACGTGGGGATTAATGCTGCACGTGAATTTGGCGCTTCGCCAAGCTTGGGCGGTGTTATTGGGGGCGTCACCCTGCTAACTGGTATGAGTGAAGACCTGCCACTTCCTAATATTTTTACTGGTGAACCGTTAGCTGAAGGCCAAGGTGGCGTGATCGGTGTCATTATTGCGGTTTTTTTAATGGCGCAAGTGGAAAAATGGTTGCACAAAGTGGTGCCAGATGCAGTTGATATTATTTTGACACCAGTACTTACATTAGCTGCTATGGGTGTTGTTACAATCTTCTTTATCATGCCTTTGGCTGGTTGGATTTCTGATGGTCTTGTAGGTGGTATTAGTTGGGTTTTGGGTGTCGGTGGCGCTTTTTCTGGTTTTGTCCTGGGTGCCTTATTTTTACCGATGGTCATGTTTGGACTTCACCAGATTTTGACCCCGATTCATCTCCAATTAATTGCCACGTATGGCAGTACAACTTTGTTGCCAATTTTGGCAATGGCTGGTGCAGGACAAGTTGGTGCAGCCATCGCTTTGTGGATACGTTGTCGCAATAATAAAAAATTAACAGAGATGATCAAAGGAGCATTACCAGTAGGTATTTTGGGTATTGGTGAACCCTTGATTTATGGGGTGACGCTCCCTCTAGGTCGGCCATTCATCACTGCCTGTTTAGGAGGCGGTATCGGTGGCGCTGTCGTTGGTTTGCTTGGTGGTGTCGGTTCGATTTCAATTGGCCCCAGCGGACTTGCGTTGATCCCTTTAATTGACGGAGGTACTACACCAATGCTTAACTATGTGATTAGTCTGATTGCCGGCTATATTGGTGGTTTTGTATTAACTTATTTCTTTGGTACGAACGAAGATATTCGAGAAGGTAATATTATATGA
- the murQ gene encoding N-acetylmuramic acid 6-phosphate etherase, protein MSELEKLATETRNQKTMALDDMSILEVLQTMNDEDKSVPFAIEKALPQIQKTVEQIIQTFNKKGRLFYIGAGTSGRLGVLDAAECVPTFGTEPEMVQGLIAGGMKAMTVAVEGAEDSPELAKNDLVQAGLNQDDIVVGIAASGRTPYVIGGLDYAKEVGTTTASVACNNEAQISQHAQFPIEVEVGPEVLTGSTRLKSGTAQKLVLNMLSTASMIGIGKVYKNLMVDVRPTNEKLVERSKRIIMQATDCRYEQADQTFYQAEENVKLAIVMILTGADKNEAKKKLVEGKGFVRNTL, encoded by the coding sequence TTGAGTGAATTAGAAAAATTAGCAACAGAAACTAGAAATCAAAAAACAATGGCTTTGGATGATATGAGCATCTTGGAAGTATTACAAACAATGAACGATGAAGATAAGAGCGTGCCCTTTGCGATTGAAAAAGCGTTGCCGCAGATCCAAAAAACTGTTGAACAAATTATCCAGACGTTTAATAAAAAAGGACGGCTATTTTACATTGGCGCTGGGACAAGCGGTCGTTTAGGCGTGCTTGATGCGGCTGAATGCGTACCTACATTCGGTACCGAACCAGAAATGGTACAAGGGTTGATCGCAGGCGGCATGAAAGCGATGACGGTGGCAGTTGAAGGAGCAGAAGATTCCCCGGAATTAGCTAAAAATGATCTGGTACAAGCAGGCTTGAACCAAGATGATATTGTTGTGGGGATTGCTGCTAGTGGGCGGACGCCGTATGTGATTGGTGGTTTGGATTACGCCAAAGAAGTGGGCACTACTACCGCTTCAGTCGCATGTAATAATGAAGCCCAAATCAGCCAGCACGCTCAATTTCCTATCGAAGTTGAAGTAGGTCCAGAAGTCTTGACCGGATCGACTCGCCTTAAATCAGGGACAGCTCAGAAATTAGTATTAAATATGCTTTCAACAGCTTCAATGATTGGCATCGGAAAGGTGTATAAAAATCTGATGGTGGATGTACGTCCCACCAATGAAAAACTAGTAGAACGATCCAAACGAATTATTATGCAAGCAACGGATTGTCGTTATGAACAAGCCGATCAAACTTTTTATCAGGCAGAAGAAAATGTAAAACTGGCAATCGTTATGATTTTGACCGGAGCAGACAAAAATGAAGCAAAGAAAAAACTAGTTGAAGGAAAAGGGTTTGTCAGAAATACACTTTAA
- a CDS encoding DUF871 domain-containing protein, which yields MLGFSVFLGEPLSKDKKQYIEEMNHAGFTRVFTSLHIPEDDPQAVIHTLRQLGKIIQQLQMDLMADISSDGLRRLAIDLNQPGACDKLKDIGVTGIRMDYGIDNQTIAAVSSHMQVGLNASTLTDQDVSELTSYQADFTNMELWHNYYPRPETGLSKTYLQSVNRKWQSLGFKIVAFVPGDENLRGPLYAGLPTLEEHRREHPLAAAIDLFQHYGCDAVHIGDSGLSKKVREQFTGYFQHKKLLLEVELLANTYSSLILGEHTNRVDDAQDVVRSQEARKNNQQMIEPENNQMRRQGSVTIDNKSYLRYMGEVQITKRDLPADEKVNVAAKVIQKDRALIDYISSGYRFELRESRDSIE from the coding sequence ATGCTAGGTTTTTCAGTTTTCTTGGGAGAACCATTGTCAAAAGATAAGAAACAATATATAGAAGAAATGAATCATGCAGGTTTTACACGTGTTTTTACTTCTTTGCATATTCCAGAAGATGATCCGCAAGCAGTCATCCATACTTTGCGACAGCTTGGTAAGATAATTCAGCAATTGCAGATGGATTTAATGGCAGATATATCAAGTGATGGCTTACGTCGTTTAGCAATTGATCTTAATCAGCCAGGTGCTTGTGACAAGTTAAAAGATATAGGGGTTACTGGGATACGCATGGACTATGGGATTGATAATCAAACAATTGCTGCTGTTTCTTCTCATATGCAAGTAGGATTAAACGCCTCGACTTTGACAGACCAAGATGTGAGCGAATTAACGTCATATCAAGCAGATTTTACCAACATGGAATTATGGCATAATTATTATCCGCGTCCTGAAACGGGGCTTTCAAAAACTTATTTACAATCGGTAAATCGCAAATGGCAGTCACTAGGTTTTAAGATTGTTGCATTTGTACCTGGCGATGAAAATTTACGTGGACCATTGTATGCAGGCTTGCCAACCTTGGAGGAGCATCGCCGCGAGCACCCCCTGGCCGCTGCAATTGATTTATTTCAACATTATGGCTGCGATGCTGTTCATATTGGAGATAGTGGACTTTCAAAAAAAGTTAGAGAGCAATTTACTGGCTATTTCCAACATAAAAAATTGCTGCTTGAAGTTGAATTGCTGGCAAATACTTATAGCTCGCTTATTCTGGGCGAGCACACCAATCGGGTTGATGATGCGCAAGATGTGGTTAGAAGCCAAGAAGCCCGAAAAAATAACCAACAGATGATTGAACCTGAAAATAACCAAATGCGACGACAAGGGTCTGTGACGATTGATAATAAAAGCTATTTACGTTATATGGGAGAAGTACAGATCACCAAACGTGATTTACCAGCTGATGAGAAAGTGAATGTGGCAGCTAAGGTTATTCAAAAAGATCGTGCTTTAATTGATTATATTTCTTCTGGTTACCGGTTTGAATTAAGAGAAAGCAGGGATAGTATTGAGTGA